The following are encoded in a window of Kitasatospora fiedleri genomic DNA:
- a CDS encoding DUF397 domain-containing protein — MTGVDLSELRWVKSTYSDNGGNCVEVAPAGLPGRLPVRDSKDPQGPVLVFPEAAFAAFLAVVKSGGLGEV; from the coding sequence GTGACCGGCGTCGACTTGTCCGAGCTGCGCTGGGTGAAGTCCACCTACAGCGACAACGGTGGCAACTGTGTGGAGGTGGCTCCGGCCGGGCTGCCCGGTCGCTTGCCGGTCCGGGACTCGAAGGACCCGCAGGGGCCGGTGCTGGTGTTCCCCGAGGCGGCCTTCGCCGCGTTCCTCGCGGTGGTCAAGTCCGGTGGTCTCGGCGAGGTCTGA
- a CDS encoding DUF397 domain-containing protein, translated as MTDVDLSELRWVKSTYSNNGGNCVEVAPAGLPGRLPVRDSKDPQGPVLVFPEAAFAAFVMAVKSGAFKELS; from the coding sequence ATGACCGATGTCGACCTGTCCGAGCTGCGCTGGGTGAAGTCCACCTACAGCAACAACGGTGGCAACTGCGTGGAGGTGGCTCCGGCCGGGCTGCCCGGTCGCTTGCCGGTTCGGGACTCGAAGGACCCGCAGGGGCCGGTGCTGGTGTTCCCCGAGGCGGCCTTCGCCGCGTTCGTCATGGCGGTCAAGTCCGGTGCTTTCAAGGAGCTTTCGTGA
- a CDS encoding DUF5753 domain-containing protein — MFGTGERFQQLWRQYSNASLLEGFAEFTAAEARCRRLRTFELGVVPGLFQTPAYASALAAAAVQRGSITQAQADARVAFLATRQGLLVRPDAPYVHAVLDESCIRRPVGGPAVMAEQLGYLEELAGRPRITLQIAPFDIGERAPFTMPLVLLDLPGRVVVGYAESQGRGHLERGRDTVSTWSREYDLLQVESLSTAASLTRVRVVRKELS; from the coding sequence GTGTTCGGGACCGGGGAGCGGTTCCAGCAGCTCTGGCGGCAGTACTCGAACGCCAGCCTGCTGGAGGGCTTCGCGGAGTTCACCGCGGCGGAGGCCCGGTGCCGTCGGCTGCGGACCTTCGAACTCGGCGTGGTGCCCGGCCTGTTCCAGACGCCGGCCTACGCGTCCGCGCTCGCGGCGGCGGCCGTGCAGCGAGGGAGCATCACCCAGGCGCAGGCCGACGCGCGGGTCGCCTTCCTGGCGACCCGGCAGGGGCTGCTGGTCCGGCCGGATGCGCCCTACGTGCACGCCGTCCTGGACGAGAGCTGCATCCGGCGTCCGGTGGGCGGCCCGGCGGTCATGGCCGAGCAGTTGGGGTATCTGGAGGAGCTGGCCGGGCGGCCCCGGATCACCCTGCAGATCGCCCCGTTCGACATCGGCGAGCGCGCACCGTTCACGATGCCGCTGGTGCTGCTGGACCTCCCCGGCCGGGTGGTCGTCGGGTACGCGGAATCCCAGGGCCGGGGCCATCTGGAGCGCGGTCGGGACACGGTTTCGACCTGGTCCAGGGAGTACGATCTGCTCCAGGTGGAGTCCCTGTCTACGGCCGCTTCACTCACCAGGGTCCGGGTTGTCAGGAAGGAACTCTCATGA
- a CDS encoding NUDIX hydrolase → MTDTTRRASDSTELATRYPALHAPQRWEWGGIDAQFSTDLPPDELITNIHLVGFAEGRVVLCRDVRGHWFLPGGTREAAESVESCLERELREEAGARLLGPPTWIGHHLAVTDSPTPYRPWQPHPVKAWLWGWADVLVDSAPTNPDDGEQVVEVRPVTPDEALRLLGDHREPWWPELVALAVESRTG, encoded by the coding sequence ATGACGGACACCACACGCAGAGCAAGCGACAGCACCGAACTGGCCACCAGGTACCCGGCCCTGCACGCGCCGCAGCGCTGGGAGTGGGGCGGTATCGACGCCCAGTTCAGCACCGACCTGCCGCCGGACGAGCTGATCACCAACATCCACCTGGTCGGCTTCGCCGAGGGCCGGGTCGTCCTGTGCCGGGACGTCCGCGGCCACTGGTTCCTGCCCGGCGGCACCCGGGAGGCCGCCGAGAGCGTCGAGTCCTGCCTGGAGCGCGAGCTGCGCGAGGAGGCCGGCGCCCGGCTGCTGGGGCCGCCGACCTGGATCGGGCACCACCTCGCCGTCACCGACTCGCCCACGCCCTACCGGCCCTGGCAGCCGCACCCCGTGAAGGCGTGGCTCTGGGGCTGGGCCGACGTCCTGGTCGACTCCGCCCCCACCAACCCGGACGACGGCGAGCAGGTGGTCGAGGTCCGCCCCGTCACCCCCGACGAGGCGCTGCGCCTGCTCGGCGACCACCGCGAGCCCTGGTGGCCCGAACTCGTCGCGCTGGCGGTCGAGTCCCGCACCGGCTGA
- a CDS encoding Tex family protein, producing the protein MPVERKIAEELGVRENQVQAAVGLLDGGATVPFIARYRKEATGALDDTQLRTLEERLRYLRELEERRTAVLESIEAQGKLDDALRAQVLAADSKARLEDIYLPYKPKRRTKAQIAREAGLEPLADTLLADPGQDPAALAATYLNEQVADVPAALEGARAVLVERFGEDADLVGSLRERMWTRGRLVAKVRDGKEQDGAKFADYFDFAEPYTKLPSHRILAMLRGEKEEVLDLDLSPYDGEQEADLPGASDYEQRIAARFGVADRGRPADKWLTDTVRWAWRTRILVRLGIDLRTRLRAEAEDEAVRVFAANLRDLLLAAPAGTRATMGLDPGFRTGVKVAVVDDTGKVVAHETVYPHQPANKWDAALAALARLAARHRVDLVAIGNGTASRETDRLAADLIKRHPELGLTKVMVSEAGASVYSASAFAAQELPGLDVSIRGAVSIARRLQDPLAELVKIDPKSIGVGQYQHDLSELKLSRSLDAVVEDCVNAVGVDVNTASAPLLTRVSGITGTLADNIVAHRDANGPFRTRKALKDVARLGPKAFEQCAGFLRIPDGDDPLDASAVHPEAYPVVRRILAATGGQLRELIGNGPALRALRPGDFADGTFGVPTVTDILGELDKPGRDPRPAFQTATFKDGVEKLSDLEVGMVLEGVVTNVAAFGAFVDVGVHQDGLVHVSALSKNFVKDPREVVKPGDIVRAKVTSVDVPRKRIGLTLRLDDETAPGASGGSRREQSPRRDSRPPRQERRPVPPAAAPANSAMADALRRAGLGK; encoded by the coding sequence ATGCCCGTCGAACGCAAGATCGCCGAAGAGCTCGGCGTCCGCGAGAACCAGGTGCAGGCCGCCGTCGGCCTGCTCGACGGGGGTGCGACCGTTCCCTTCATCGCCCGCTACCGCAAGGAAGCCACCGGCGCCCTGGACGACACCCAGCTGCGCACCCTGGAGGAGCGGCTGCGCTACCTGCGCGAGCTGGAGGAGCGCCGCACCGCCGTCCTGGAGTCCATCGAGGCCCAGGGCAAGTTGGACGACGCGCTGCGCGCGCAGGTCCTCGCCGCCGACTCCAAGGCCCGGCTGGAGGACATCTACCTCCCGTACAAGCCCAAGCGGCGCACCAAGGCGCAGATCGCCCGCGAGGCCGGCCTCGAACCGCTCGCCGACACCCTGCTCGCCGACCCGGGACAGGACCCGGCCGCGCTCGCCGCGACCTACCTGAACGAGCAGGTCGCCGACGTGCCCGCCGCCCTGGAGGGCGCCCGGGCCGTCCTGGTCGAGCGCTTCGGCGAGGACGCCGACCTGGTCGGCTCGCTGCGCGAGCGGATGTGGACCCGCGGCCGGCTGGTCGCGAAGGTCCGGGACGGCAAGGAGCAGGACGGCGCCAAGTTCGCCGACTACTTCGACTTCGCCGAGCCGTACACCAAGCTGCCCTCGCACCGCATCCTGGCCATGCTGCGCGGCGAGAAGGAGGAGGTCCTCGACCTCGACCTCTCCCCGTACGACGGCGAGCAGGAGGCCGACCTGCCCGGCGCGAGCGACTACGAGCAGCGGATCGCCGCCCGCTTCGGCGTCGCCGACCGCGGCCGCCCCGCCGACAAGTGGCTCACCGACACCGTCCGCTGGGCCTGGCGCACCCGCATCCTGGTCCGGCTCGGCATCGACCTGCGCACCCGGCTGCGCGCCGAGGCCGAGGACGAGGCGGTGCGGGTCTTCGCCGCCAACCTGCGCGACCTGCTGCTCGCCGCCCCCGCCGGGACGCGCGCCACCATGGGCCTCGACCCGGGCTTCCGCACCGGCGTCAAGGTCGCCGTGGTCGACGACACCGGCAAGGTGGTCGCGCACGAGACGGTCTACCCGCACCAGCCCGCCAACAAGTGGGACGCCGCGCTCGCCGCGCTGGCCCGGCTGGCCGCCCGGCACCGGGTCGACCTGGTGGCGATCGGCAACGGCACCGCGTCCCGGGAGACCGACCGGCTGGCCGCCGACCTGATCAAGCGCCACCCCGAGCTGGGCCTGACCAAGGTGATGGTCAGCGAGGCCGGCGCGTCCGTCTACTCCGCCTCCGCGTTCGCCGCCCAGGAGCTCCCCGGGCTGGACGTGTCGATCCGCGGCGCGGTCTCCATCGCCCGCCGCCTCCAGGACCCGCTGGCCGAGCTGGTGAAGATCGACCCCAAGTCGATCGGCGTCGGCCAGTACCAGCACGACCTGAGCGAGCTCAAGCTCTCCCGCTCGCTGGACGCCGTGGTCGAGGACTGCGTCAACGCGGTCGGCGTCGACGTCAACACCGCCTCCGCGCCGCTGCTCACCCGGGTCTCCGGCATCACCGGCACGCTCGCCGACAACATCGTCGCCCACCGGGACGCGAACGGGCCGTTCCGCACCCGCAAGGCGCTCAAGGACGTCGCCCGGCTCGGCCCCAAGGCGTTCGAGCAGTGCGCGGGCTTCCTGCGCATCCCCGACGGCGACGACCCGCTGGACGCCTCGGCCGTCCACCCCGAGGCGTACCCGGTGGTCCGCCGCATCCTCGCCGCCACCGGCGGGCAGCTGCGCGAACTGATCGGCAACGGCCCGGCGCTGCGCGCGCTGCGGCCGGGCGACTTCGCCGACGGGACCTTCGGCGTCCCGACCGTCACCGACATCCTCGGCGAGCTCGACAAGCCCGGCCGCGACCCGCGTCCCGCCTTCCAGACCGCCACCTTCAAGGACGGCGTGGAGAAGCTCTCCGACCTGGAGGTCGGCATGGTGCTGGAGGGCGTGGTCACCAACGTCGCCGCGTTCGGCGCCTTCGTCGACGTCGGCGTCCACCAGGACGGCCTGGTGCACGTCTCCGCGCTGTCGAAGAACTTCGTCAAGGACCCGCGCGAGGTGGTCAAGCCCGGCGACATCGTCCGCGCCAAGGTCACCAGCGTGGACGTCCCGCGCAAGCGGATCGGCCTGACCCTGCGCCTGGACGACGAGACCGCCCCCGGCGCGTCCGGCGGGAGCCGCCGCGAGCAGTCCCCCCGCCGGGACTCCCGGCCCCCGCGCCAGGAGCGCCGTCCCGTCCCCCCGGCCGCCGCCCCCGCCAACTCCGCCATGGCCGACGCCCTCCGCCGCGCGGGCCTGGGCAAGTAG
- a CDS encoding PPOX class F420-dependent oxidoreductase, producing the protein MADTALDRLAAGKYLLITSYKKDGSAVPTPVWVVRDGDALGVWTTAGSWKVKRIRRRGEVLVGPCDVRGNPTGKPLPATAEIADAATTERYRQLLARKYGLVGRLTLLGSRLRRGKDGTVGITVRLDRG; encoded by the coding sequence ATGGCCGACACCGCACTGGACCGGCTCGCCGCCGGCAAGTACCTGCTGATCACCAGCTACAAGAAGGACGGCAGCGCCGTGCCCACCCCGGTGTGGGTGGTCCGGGACGGCGACGCGCTCGGGGTGTGGACCACCGCCGGGTCCTGGAAGGTCAAGCGCATCCGGCGGCGCGGCGAGGTGCTGGTCGGGCCGTGCGACGTGCGCGGCAACCCGACCGGCAAGCCGCTGCCCGCCACCGCCGAGATCGCGGACGCCGCCACCACCGAGCGCTACCGGCAGCTGCTGGCCCGCAAGTACGGGCTGGTCGGGCGGCTCACCCTGCTCGGCAGCCGGCTGCGCCGCGGCAAGGACGGCACCGTCGGGATCACCGTCCGCCTCGACCGGGGCTGA
- a CDS encoding SGNH/GDSL hydrolase family protein encodes MRQYRAMVAVGDSFTEGMCDDTLPDGQFRGWADRVAAVLAAEAEADGFRYANLAVRGKLIGQIRDEQVDLAAATDADLVTLAGGLNDVLRPGCDIAEVERQLGACTRALLAGDRTVVLFTSTDPTRRMAGSRRLLPAILRMKAFVEGVVRDHPDRVVLVDLFSAPVFDDRRLWAEDRLHLSPEGHRRVALAVLEALGRPAAEDWRAPLAEPDPRTRVQRARADARWLGTHVGPWIGRRLRGRSSGDGRPAKRPELLPYEG; translated from the coding sequence GTGCGGCAGTACCGGGCGATGGTGGCGGTGGGCGACTCGTTCACCGAGGGGATGTGCGACGACACCCTGCCCGACGGGCAGTTCCGCGGCTGGGCGGACCGGGTCGCCGCCGTGCTGGCCGCCGAGGCGGAGGCGGACGGCTTCCGGTACGCGAACCTGGCGGTGCGCGGCAAGCTGATCGGCCAGATCCGGGACGAGCAGGTCGACCTGGCCGCGGCGACCGACGCCGACCTGGTGACGCTGGCGGGCGGCCTGAACGACGTGCTCCGGCCGGGCTGCGACATCGCCGAGGTCGAGCGGCAGCTCGGCGCGTGCACCCGCGCGCTGCTCGCCGGGGACCGCACCGTGGTGCTGTTCACCTCCACCGACCCGACCCGGCGGATGGCCGGCAGCCGCCGACTGCTGCCCGCGATCCTGCGGATGAAGGCCTTCGTGGAGGGCGTGGTGCGGGACCACCCGGACCGGGTGGTGCTGGTCGACCTGTTCTCGGCGCCGGTGTTCGACGACCGCAGGCTCTGGGCCGAGGACCGGCTGCACCTGTCCCCGGAGGGTCACCGCCGGGTCGCGCTGGCGGTGCTGGAGGCGCTCGGCCGCCCGGCCGCCGAGGACTGGCGGGCCCCGCTGGCCGAGCCGGACCCCCGCACCCGCGTCCAGCGGGCCCGCGCCGACGCCCGCTGGCTGGGCACCCACGTCGGCCCGTGGATCGGCCGCCGCCTGCGCGGGCGCTCCTCCGGGGACGGTCGCCCGGCCAAGCGCCCCGAGCTGCTGCCGTACGAGGGCTGA
- a CDS encoding family 1 encapsulin nanocompartment shell protein, giving the protein MNNLHRALAPVSAAAWAEIEEEARRTFRLHLAGRRVVDLARPDGPELAAVGTGHLADIAAPGNGVRARARESLRVVELRVPFTVTRAAVDDVERGSKDSDWDPVKDAARTIALAEDRTVFEGYQAAGITGIRDGSSHHPVELPADVREYPNAVSRALTVLRLAGVGGPYSLLLGADTFTAVNETSDHGYPVHNHLARLLDGEIIWAPAVEGAVLLSARGGDFELHLGEDLSIGYLSHDDTTVHLYLQESLTFQLHTPEAAVTLTSA; this is encoded by the coding sequence GTGAACAACCTGCACCGCGCCCTGGCGCCCGTCTCCGCCGCCGCCTGGGCCGAGATCGAGGAGGAGGCCCGGCGCACCTTCCGACTGCACCTCGCCGGACGCCGGGTGGTCGACCTGGCCAGACCGGACGGGCCCGAGCTGGCGGCCGTCGGCACCGGGCACCTCGCCGACATCGCCGCCCCCGGCAACGGCGTCCGGGCCCGCGCCCGCGAGTCCCTCCGGGTGGTCGAGCTGCGCGTCCCCTTCACCGTCACCCGGGCCGCGGTGGACGACGTCGAACGCGGCTCCAAGGACTCCGACTGGGACCCGGTCAAGGACGCCGCCCGCACCATCGCCCTCGCCGAGGACCGCACGGTCTTCGAGGGTTACCAGGCCGCCGGCATCACCGGCATCCGCGACGGCTCCTCCCACCACCCCGTCGAACTCCCCGCCGACGTCCGTGAGTACCCCAACGCCGTCAGCCGCGCCCTCACCGTGCTGCGCCTGGCCGGGGTCGGCGGCCCCTACTCGCTGCTGCTCGGCGCCGACACCTTCACCGCCGTCAACGAGACCTCCGACCACGGCTACCCGGTCCACAACCACCTGGCCCGCCTGCTCGACGGCGAGATCATCTGGGCCCCCGCCGTCGAGGGCGCCGTCCTGCTCTCCGCCCGCGGCGGCGACTTCGAGCTCCACCTCGGCGAGGACCTCTCGATCGGCTACCTCTCCCACGACGACACCACCGTCCACCTCTACCTCCAGGAGTCCCTCACCTTCCAGCTCCACACCCCGGAGGCCGCAGTCACCCTCACCTCGGCCTGA
- a CDS encoding Dyp-type peroxidase, with protein sequence MPQPQPVLSTLTGAAVFLVLGIEDGGEQTVRDLLPDLGGLARSVGSRAPRQDVSLVLGIGSDAWDRLFAGPRPAQLHPFVELAGPRHLAPATPGDLLLHVRAERMDLCFELATLISRRLGDRVTVLDETHGFRYFDCRDLIGFVDGTENPTGRDAAEAVLIGDEDPDFAGGSYVVVQKYLHDMAGWNAIGVEHQERVIGRTKLDNVELDDAAKPADSHVALNTVTGPDGEDRDIWRLNMPFGSFAEGGECGTYFIGYARDPQVTEEMLRNMFLGRGPAAHDRLLDFSTAVTGTFFHVPSADFLDDPPPAPGARVEAPAVPLPVRDGSLRIGSLKRSTAP encoded by the coding sequence ATGCCGCAGCCCCAACCGGTCCTCTCCACGCTGACCGGGGCCGCCGTGTTCCTGGTGCTCGGGATCGAGGACGGCGGCGAGCAGACCGTCCGCGACCTGCTGCCGGACCTCGGCGGCCTGGCCCGCTCGGTCGGCTCCCGGGCCCCGCGCCAGGACGTCAGCCTGGTGCTCGGCATCGGCTCCGACGCCTGGGACCGCCTGTTCGCCGGGCCCCGCCCCGCCCAACTGCACCCCTTCGTCGAACTCGCCGGGCCCCGGCACCTCGCCCCGGCCACCCCCGGCGACCTGCTGCTGCACGTCCGGGCCGAGCGGATGGACCTCTGCTTCGAGCTGGCCACCCTGATCAGCCGGCGGCTCGGCGACCGGGTCACCGTGCTGGACGAGACCCACGGCTTCCGGTACTTCGACTGCCGCGACCTGATCGGCTTCGTCGACGGCACCGAGAACCCCACCGGGCGGGACGCCGCCGAGGCCGTCCTGATCGGCGACGAGGACCCGGACTTCGCCGGCGGCAGCTACGTCGTCGTGCAGAAGTACCTGCACGACATGGCCGGGTGGAACGCGATCGGCGTCGAGCACCAGGAACGGGTGATCGGCCGCACCAAGCTCGACAACGTCGAACTCGACGACGCCGCCAAGCCCGCCGACTCGCACGTCGCGCTGAACACCGTCACCGGCCCCGACGGCGAGGACCGCGACATCTGGCGGCTCAACATGCCGTTCGGCTCCTTCGCGGAGGGCGGCGAGTGCGGCACCTACTTCATCGGCTACGCCCGCGACCCGCAGGTCACCGAGGAGATGCTCCGCAACATGTTCCTGGGCCGCGGCCCCGCCGCCCACGACCGGCTGCTGGACTTCTCCACCGCCGTCACCGGCACCTTCTTCCACGTCCCCAGCGCGGACTTCCTGGACGACCCGCCGCCCGCCCCCGGCGCCCGGGTCGAAGCCCCGGCCGTCCCGCTGCCGGTCCGGGACGGCAGCCTCCGCATCGGCAGTCTGAAAAGGAGCACCGCACCGTGA
- a CDS encoding MarR family winged helix-turn-helix transcriptional regulator encodes MAQREFGRLLQGLASEMNLLGHDFAAASGLHATDVQALLAVLRAADPPGITPGGLRAELGLTSGAVTAVLDRLERAGHVHRTKDATDRRQVHVHYHPDAARIAGEWFAPVADCTDRVRAEFAPEQVATVVRFLTRMTEELAELRQARRS; translated from the coding sequence GTGGCGCAGCGGGAGTTCGGGCGGTTGTTGCAGGGGCTGGCGTCCGAGATGAACCTGCTCGGGCACGATTTCGCGGCGGCCTCGGGCCTGCACGCGACGGACGTCCAGGCGTTGCTGGCGGTGTTGCGGGCGGCCGATCCGCCCGGGATCACGCCCGGGGGGCTGCGGGCCGAACTGGGGTTGACGTCGGGGGCGGTGACCGCGGTGCTGGACCGGTTGGAGCGGGCCGGGCACGTCCACCGGACCAAGGACGCCACCGACCGGCGGCAGGTGCACGTGCACTACCACCCGGACGCGGCCCGGATCGCCGGGGAGTGGTTCGCCCCCGTCGCGGACTGCACCGACCGGGTCCGGGCCGAGTTCGCGCCGGAGCAGGTCGCCACCGTGGTGCGCTTCCTGACCCGGATGACCGAGGAGCTCGCCGAGCTGCGGCAGGCCAGACGGTCCTGA
- a CDS encoding MerR family transcriptional regulator: MSAEPAEAGTSTGAVARRLGVSPTTVRSWERRYGIGPAEREAGHHRRWTPRDVAVLEAMCRLTARGVPPAEAARLAPALAGTADGPPPTAPGPAGAVRPEVRGLARAARRLDSPEVARILHGSVERLGAVTAWTDVMAPALRAAGRRWARSGERYVEVEHLLSWHVSSALRRVAEPPAAAPGPPVLLAAMPGEQHTLPLEAVAAALAERGLPFRVFGAAVPAGALAEAVRRTGPAAVLLWSQTRATADPVPVRATATTAWGGRGSRVRPTLLAAGPGWHRTTRPPDALAPRDLPAALALLTGALGAGGTGR, translated from the coding sequence GTGTCAGCAGAACCGGCCGAGGCGGGAACGAGCACCGGGGCGGTCGCCCGGCGGCTCGGGGTGTCGCCGACCACCGTCCGCTCCTGGGAACGCCGCTACGGCATCGGCCCGGCCGAACGGGAGGCCGGGCACCACCGGCGCTGGACACCCCGGGACGTGGCCGTGCTGGAGGCGATGTGCCGCCTCACCGCGCGCGGGGTGCCGCCCGCCGAGGCCGCCCGGCTCGCCCCCGCGCTGGCCGGGACGGCGGACGGCCCGCCGCCGACGGCCCCCGGACCGGCCGGGGCGGTCCGGCCCGAGGTGCGCGGACTGGCCCGCGCGGCCCGCCGCCTGGACAGCCCCGAGGTCGCCCGCATCCTGCACGGCAGCGTCGAACGGCTCGGCGCCGTCACCGCCTGGACGGACGTGATGGCACCCGCGCTGCGCGCCGCCGGACGCCGCTGGGCCCGCAGCGGGGAGCGGTACGTCGAGGTCGAGCACCTGCTCTCCTGGCACGTCTCCAGCGCGCTGCGCCGGGTCGCCGAACCCCCGGCCGCCGCCCCCGGGCCGCCCGTGCTGCTGGCCGCGATGCCCGGCGAGCAGCACACCCTCCCGCTGGAGGCGGTGGCCGCCGCCCTCGCCGAACGCGGCCTGCCCTTCCGGGTCTTCGGCGCCGCGGTGCCCGCCGGGGCCCTCGCCGAAGCCGTCCGCCGCACCGGCCCCGCCGCCGTCCTGCTCTGGTCGCAGACCCGCGCCACCGCCGACCCGGTCCCCGTCCGCGCCACCGCCACCACCGCCTGGGGCGGCCGCGGCTCCCGGGTCCGCCCCACCCTCCTCGCCGCCGGCCCCGGCTGGCACCGCACCACCCGCCCGCCCGACGCCCTGGCCCCCCGCGACCTCCCGGCCGCCCTCGCCCTGCTGACGGGCGCGCTGGGCGCGGGCGGAACGGGGCGGTGA
- a CDS encoding MMPL family transporter, translated as MPTPVPPAPSAPAPPSVPRRLRFLLPLVLLLVWLALGGALGPFAGKLGEVSTNDGAAFLPRSAESTRVAQLEKDFRTESTLPVVLVWEARSGQVDEALRAAAGQALAAAAEVPGTTGQASPLLPSEDGRALEAVVQLRADLGPDTKVAVTAIRERAEQVPDAVAGVAGPAAVLADLSGAFAGIDGLLLGVALGVVLLILVLVYRAVLLPVLVILGAVFALGVACAIVYALAQHGVVRVDGQVQGLLSILVIGAATDYGLLLSARFREELATGPDRFTAARTALRRSAEPIAASGLTVGLGLLVLLLSDLTNNRALGPVGAIGIACAVLSALTFLPAVLALCGRAAFWPARPAADGRGGSHRVWQRVADLVGRRPRALWVGTAAVLAALAACSPLLDARGVPQSELFTTPQPSVAAQRLLSAHFPGGSGNPAVIVANAGQAEAVAAAAQVPGVASVRPYTGGAPTDPPVTANGLVRLDATLTDPADSDAALATVGRLRTAVHAVDGADALVGGYSAQQADTRATAERDRTLIMPVVLLCILVVLVLLLRSVLAPVLLAATVALSYLATLGVSALVFPHVFGFSATDPSVPLYGFVFLVALGVDYNIFLMTRVREETAALGTRAGVLRGLTATGGVITSAGVVLAATFAALGVIPLAFLAQIAFIVAFGVLLDTLLVRSLLVPALVHDLGGRVWWPARRAD; from the coding sequence ATGCCGACTCCCGTCCCGCCCGCACCCTCCGCCCCCGCGCCCCCGTCCGTCCCGCGCCGGCTGCGCTTCCTGCTCCCGCTCGTGCTGCTGCTGGTCTGGCTGGCGCTCGGCGGCGCGCTCGGGCCGTTCGCGGGGAAGCTGGGCGAGGTGTCGACCAACGACGGGGCGGCGTTCCTGCCGCGCAGCGCGGAGTCGACCAGGGTCGCCCAGCTGGAGAAGGACTTCCGGACCGAGTCGACGCTGCCGGTGGTGCTGGTCTGGGAGGCGCGGTCCGGGCAGGTCGACGAGGCGCTGCGGGCCGCCGCCGGGCAGGCGCTGGCCGCGGCGGCGGAGGTGCCCGGCACCACCGGGCAGGCGTCGCCGCTGCTGCCCTCCGAGGACGGGCGGGCGCTGGAGGCGGTGGTGCAGCTGCGCGCCGACCTCGGGCCGGACACCAAGGTCGCGGTCACGGCGATCCGCGAGCGCGCCGAGCAGGTGCCGGACGCGGTGGCCGGGGTGGCCGGACCGGCGGCGGTGCTGGCCGACCTGTCGGGGGCGTTCGCGGGCATCGACGGCCTACTGCTCGGGGTGGCGCTCGGCGTGGTGCTGCTGATCCTGGTGCTGGTGTACCGGGCGGTGCTGCTGCCGGTGCTGGTGATCCTGGGCGCGGTGTTCGCGCTCGGCGTGGCCTGCGCGATCGTGTACGCGCTGGCCCAGCACGGCGTGGTGCGGGTGGACGGGCAGGTGCAGGGGCTGCTGTCGATCCTGGTGATCGGCGCGGCCACCGACTACGGGCTGCTGCTGTCCGCCCGCTTCCGCGAGGAACTCGCCACCGGACCGGACCGGTTCACCGCCGCCCGCACCGCACTGCGCCGCTCGGCGGAGCCGATCGCCGCCTCGGGCCTGACGGTCGGGCTGGGCCTGCTGGTGCTGCTGCTCTCGGACCTGACGAACAACCGGGCGCTCGGCCCGGTCGGCGCGATCGGCATCGCCTGCGCCGTGCTGTCCGCGCTGACCTTCCTCCCGGCGGTGCTCGCGCTGTGCGGCCGGGCCGCGTTCTGGCCGGCCCGGCCCGCCGCCGACGGCCGGGGCGGCTCGCACCGGGTCTGGCAGCGGGTCGCCGACCTGGTGGGCCGCCGCCCGCGCGCCCTGTGGGTGGGTACGGCGGCGGTGCTGGCGGCGCTCGCGGCCTGCTCCCCGCTGCTGGACGCCCGGGGCGTGCCGCAGTCCGAACTGTTCACCACCCCCCAGCCTTCGGTCGCCGCGCAGCGCCTGCTGTCGGCGCACTTCCCGGGAGGCTCGGGCAACCCGGCGGTGATCGTCGCGAACGCCGGTCAGGCCGAGGCGGTGGCGGCGGCCGCGCAGGTGCCCGGCGTGGCCTCGGTGCGCCCGTACACCGGGGGTGCGCCCACCGACCCGCCGGTGACCGCGAACGGCCTGGTCCGGCTGGACGCGACGCTCACCGACCCGGCCGACAGCGACGCCGCGCTCGCCACCGTCGGCCGGCTGCGCACCGCGGTGCACGCCGTGGACGGGGCCGACGCGCTGGTCGGCGGCTACTCGGCGCAGCAGGCCGACACCCGGGCCACCGCGGAGCGCGACCGGACGCTGATCATGCCGGTGGTGCTGCTGTGCATCCTGGTGGTGCTGGTCCTGCTGCTGCGCTCGGTGCTGGCGCCGGTGCTGCTGGCGGCGACGGTGGCGCTCTCCTACCTGGCCACGCTGGGCGTCTCGGCGCTGGTGTTCCCGCACGTGTTCGGGTTCTCGGCGACCGATCCGTCCGTCCCGCTGTACGGGTTCGTGTTCCTGGTCGCGCTGGGCGTGGACTACAACATCTTCCTGATGACCCGGGTCCGCGAGGAGACCGCGGCGCTCGGCACCCGGGCCGGCGTCCTGCGCGGCCTGACCGCGACCGGCGGCGTCATCACCTCCGCGGGCGTGGTGCTGGCCGCGACCTTCGCCGCCCTCGGGGTGATCCCGCTCGCCTTCCTCGCCCAGATCGCCTTCATCGTGGCCTTCGGCGTCCTGCTCGACACCCTGCTGGTGCGCTCGCTGCTCGTCCCGGCCCTGGTGCACGACCTCGGCGGCCGGGTCTGGTGGCCGGCCCGCCGGGCGGACTGA